TGGTGCCGCTGTTGCTGGAGATCAAGGGCAGCCTGCGGGCCTGGAACTCACCGGTGCCGGTCATGGCGGCCGCGGTGCTGGTGCTGGTCGGCGGTTATCTGCTGCGCCATTATTTTCTTAACGCCGGTGTCTATTATTTCCCCTGGGCCAACGCGCACCACCTGGGCGTGCTGGGTTCGGATGTGATCGCGCATGTCATCCACTGAAGCCACGCCCACTCGCGCGGACGCCGCTGAGCTGCGGTTCTACGCGGCCTGCCTGGCCGAACCGACCGCCGAGGCGTTGCCCGCTTTGCGCGAAGCCGCAGGTTGGCAGCCCTGGCTCGCCGAGCCCCTGGCCGAACTGGCGGCCACCGACCTGGAGGTCTGGCAGGGCGAACACGCGCGGCTGTTCGTGGTGCCGGGTCTGGCGCCGCCGTTCGCCTCCGCCTACCGCGAGGGCATTCTCAACGGCGCCGCTGCGAGTGCCGCCGAGGCGTATTACGCGGATCAGGGATTTGCGCTGAGCGAGGGACTGCCCGGTGATTATCTCGGCAGTCTGCTCGAATGCGAGGCCTGGCTGGTCGAGGCCGGACAGGCGCAGGAGGCGGCGACTTTCCGGCAGACCTTCCTCGCCGACTGGCTGGGACGCTTTGCCGGCCGGCTGCGTGAACATGCCCGCCTCGCTTTCTACCGTCGTCTGGGTGAGCGTCTGGCGGATGCACATGACGTCGTGCTGTCGCTCGGGAAGCGGCAGGTCGGGATGGAAACGCATTGAAGACCCGGAGATATCCATGGAAACGATGAAAATCGCCGTTGCCAGCCAGAATCGCCGTGAAGTGACCGGCCATGCCGGACGCTGCCGCAAGTTCTGGATCTATACGATGGTGGATGGCGAAGTGCGGGGACGCGAACTGCTGGAACTACCCAAGGAGCGGTCTTTTCATGAACACGATGTCCGCCTGCCGCATCCGCTCGACGGTATGCGGGCGTTGATTACCGGCGG
The sequence above is drawn from the Gammaproteobacteria bacterium genome and encodes:
- a CDS encoding molecular chaperone TorD family protein, whose amino-acid sequence is MSSTEATPTRADAAELRFYAACLAEPTAEALPALREAAGWQPWLAEPLAELAATDLEVWQGEHARLFVVPGLAPPFASAYREGILNGAAASAAEAYYADQGFALSEGLPGDYLGSLLECEAWLVEAGQAQEAATFRQTFLADWLGRFAGRLREHARLAFYRRLGERLADAHDVVLSLGKRQVGMETH
- a CDS encoding NifB/NifX family molybdenum-iron cluster-binding protein; this translates as METMKIAVASQNRREVTGHAGRCRKFWIYTMVDGEVRGRELLELPKERSFHEHDVRLPHPLDGMRALITGGMGSGLARKLAARGIEAVATPARDPDRAVADWLAGSLERLAVEEEHAHGGGHA